One segment of Candidatus Fermentibacter sp. DNA contains the following:
- a CDS encoding radical SAM protein, whose amino-acid sequence MNILGALPALMNAKQPMFLILVATARCNARCGFCFYADEVRRADPSSELTLDEHGRISKGCGRIPYLLLSGGEPVLREDLFEIIGLYISNAGVRYVNVPSNGLSPDRSEALFRKLTAGFPGVHFRGALSIDFPDGRHDGQRGVPGCLDKVRETATRFRALREDTHNFSMDVVSVYMPSNSGCMDELRGWVAAEIRPDNHEVHLLRPEWPSTCAPGIDPQAFVREHAKFRDEGRRREKRPLSAFFRALNNGYTASVRDILGGRPGPACPAGRRIVVLDEVGRLRLCEPRGIVLGNVRESGFRFAPILESRTAVEAIRSIRRERCTCTWECSLSTAIVFSPRKWLPLLAGTVRESMGRNRRR is encoded by the coding sequence ATGAACATCCTCGGCGCGCTGCCGGCGCTCATGAACGCAAAGCAGCCGATGTTCCTGATACTGGTCGCCACGGCGAGATGCAACGCCAGGTGCGGCTTCTGCTTCTACGCCGACGAGGTCCGGAGGGCCGACCCCTCGTCCGAGCTCACGCTCGACGAGCACGGAAGGATATCGAAGGGCTGCGGCAGGATACCCTATCTCCTCCTGTCCGGGGGCGAACCGGTCCTGAGGGAGGATCTCTTCGAGATCATCGGCCTCTACATAAGCAATGCCGGGGTCAGATACGTGAACGTACCGTCCAACGGCCTCTCGCCCGACCGCTCGGAGGCCCTCTTCAGGAAGCTCACGGCCGGCTTCCCCGGAGTGCACTTCAGGGGGGCTCTCAGCATCGACTTCCCGGACGGCAGACATGACGGGCAGCGCGGTGTCCCGGGATGCCTCGACAAGGTACGCGAAACCGCAACGAGGTTCCGGGCCCTCCGGGAGGACACGCACAACTTCTCCATGGACGTCGTCTCCGTCTACATGCCTTCGAACAGCGGCTGCATGGACGAACTGCGGGGATGGGTGGCGGCGGAGATCCGGCCCGACAACCACGAGGTCCATCTCCTGAGGCCCGAATGGCCGTCCACATGTGCTCCGGGGATAGATCCGCAGGCTTTCGTGAGGGAGCACGCGAAATTCCGCGACGAGGGCAGGAGGCGCGAAAAGCGCCCCCTGAGCGCATTCTTCAGGGCCCTGAACAACGGGTACACAGCCTCGGTCCGCGACATCCTCGGAGGCCGTCCGGGCCCTGCATGCCCCGCCGGCCGCAGGATCGTCGTCCTTGACGAGGTCGGGCGGCTGAGGCTCTGCGAACCGCGCGGGATCGTCCTGGGAAACGTGCGCGAATCCGGCTTCCGCTTCGCACCGATACTGGAATCGCGGACTGCCGTGGAAGCCATCCGTTCCATCAGGCGGGAGCGATGCACGTGCACCTGGGAATGCTCGCTCTCCACGGCGATCGTCTTCTCGCCCCGGAAGTGGCTCCCCCTCCTGGCGGGCACCGTGCGCGAGAGCATGGGGAGGAACAGGCGGAGATGA
- a CDS encoding glycosyltransferase family 2 protein, whose amino-acid sequence MDHICFMPAYNTGRFIEGVLRNIPSEAWDAIDALLVVNDGSSDGTGDRARDLSAEFTKVTVVDHPVNRGYGAAQKTAFDWAREHGAGGAVMLHSDGQYPPGFLMAMLAPLHEGVDVVGGSRTMYGDMREGGMSQTRYWGTIVLNRLENIVFRADLSSYHSGYKAYSRKALETIPYRGYSDTFNFDSEMLAGAIRKKLSIREVPIPTLHGEGYSSLKPIPYGFTVLHTMLKFIAGRI is encoded by the coding sequence ATGGATCACATCTGCTTCATGCCCGCATACAACACGGGTCGGTTCATCGAAGGCGTCCTCAGGAACATCCCTTCCGAGGCCTGGGATGCAATCGACGCCCTGCTCGTAGTGAACGACGGCTCCAGCGACGGCACGGGCGACAGGGCCCGGGATCTGTCCGCGGAGTTCACCAAGGTCACCGTCGTCGACCACCCCGTGAACAGGGGGTACGGAGCCGCGCAGAAGACGGCCTTCGACTGGGCCCGGGAGCACGGAGCCGGCGGGGCGGTAATGCTGCACTCCGACGGCCAGTACCCGCCCGGCTTCCTGATGGCCATGCTCGCGCCGCTGCACGAGGGCGTCGACGTGGTCGGCGGGAGCAGGACGATGTACGGCGACATGCGCGAGGGCGGGATGTCCCAGACAAGGTACTGGGGGACGATCGTGCTCAACAGGCTCGAGAACATCGTCTTCAGGGCCGACCTGTCGAGCTACCACAGCGGATACAAGGCCTACAGCAGGAAGGCGCTGGAGACGATCCCCTACCGCGGCTACTCCGACACCTTCAACTTCGATTCCGAGATGCTCGCAGGAGCGATACGCAAGAAGCTGTCGATACGCGAGGTGCCCATCCCCACGCTCCACGGCGAGGGCTACTCCAGCCTGAAGCCCATCCCGTACGGATTCACGGTGCTGCACACGATGCTCAAGTTCATCGCGGGGAGGATCTGA
- a CDS encoding FAD-dependent oxidoreductase codes for MDTVKLIVNGTEVEARPGQTILEVVREHGLDDIPTLCHSPELEPYGSCFVCVVEVKGRPVLVPSCATRVTDGMEVETRNERVRASRKTALELLLSNHYADCVSPCKLGCPAGVDVQGYLALASMGETRKAIDLIRESNPLPAVCGRVCVRKCEAVCRRADVDSPVGINAVKRYLTDAPGVYDGPVEREPLNGKSVGIVGGGPAGLSAAWFLGRHGYRVTVYEMMEKAGGMVRYGIPEYRLPDEVLDREIDFVTRAGVEIRTGVKVGRDIPFDELRRLHDAVFVAAGAWASNPMKVDGEFTTAGVVGGIEFLREKYHDRSAISGTVVVVGGGNTAMDVARTAWRLGADKVILLYRRTRAEMPADPMEIEDALHEGVEIMELAAPAGIGAVDGRLSSLRCIRMKLGEPDSSGRRRPVPMEGSEFDLPCDLAVAAIGQSPLLEGLAGSDGLPGTTRWGTVSVDTSTMKTDIDGVFAGGDAADDGPTVVIDAIADGRTAALSIHAYLGGGDPPHPFIVRKDMWSKPGKAELGDIAESPRHEVHMRPVPEREGSFCEVATGFEWEDVVHEGAKCLSCGCLRYDDCDLRLRAEEYGADVAHYSGHVRRHRPDDRHPHILYDPNKCVLCGRCIRTCARVLPVAALGLVGRGFRTEMRPAMNDPLVETNCVSCGNCVDACPTGALTVKLPYPGRACLEVVERATRCPVCSLQCAVRVMSHGPARYYITSSGVPGDYLCRSGRFANELFISSRRISAPSVRRGAEAVRTDACTAVREAVAGLRKAAAEYGPGAVAVFVSAESTVEEMHLAALIAREGLGTGNIGSIAASCSSYDPAALDGMLGFTASTAGRESLAQADLVICSNTSLEGDHPVLAVDVLEAVRKRGAGLVVVNSALDDADRILSRAVLDPVRGTASVLWAGIVRSLAETGAVTEEAVASVPGGAEFFSSLGRTFEEVCAMAGVDPGSARAVVDAVAGSSRMVIVHTPDRARDRARGDLEILAGLAVLANASGRRADILLPRILPNGAALEVAGASPAFLPGRRPSGAGHADLARALGDGSTRAALVIGEDPLGIDRTAAWFGNVEFLVALDWASTETTRAADVVLPGSTGLEGSGTRLDFTGAARTFGRAVEPPAGIGTAGALAMIAGECGIAADAEAIGASVREALEAGSAGMAGFYWNDGVHPVWDGKGRLGPVETGFEPGRLCPPLTVTAQYRAGIAGVGDARYRVAGGVRGKNVK; via the coding sequence ATGGACACCGTCAAGCTGATCGTCAACGGGACGGAGGTCGAGGCCCGGCCGGGGCAGACGATTCTGGAAGTGGTACGCGAGCACGGACTGGACGACATCCCCACCCTGTGCCACTCCCCGGAGCTGGAACCGTACGGTTCATGCTTCGTGTGCGTGGTCGAGGTGAAGGGGAGGCCGGTTCTGGTCCCGTCCTGCGCCACGCGCGTGACCGACGGGATGGAGGTCGAGACCCGCAACGAGCGTGTCAGGGCCTCGCGGAAGACGGCTCTGGAGCTCCTCCTGTCCAACCACTACGCCGACTGCGTCTCGCCGTGCAAGCTCGGATGCCCCGCGGGGGTTGACGTCCAGGGCTATCTGGCCCTCGCCTCGATGGGCGAGACCAGGAAGGCCATCGACCTGATCCGCGAGAGCAACCCCCTGCCCGCCGTGTGCGGCAGGGTCTGCGTGCGCAAGTGCGAGGCGGTCTGCCGCAGGGCGGACGTGGACAGCCCGGTGGGAATCAACGCGGTGAAGCGCTACCTGACCGATGCTCCCGGAGTCTATGACGGCCCGGTCGAACGCGAACCGCTCAACGGGAAGAGCGTCGGGATAGTCGGCGGGGGCCCTGCCGGGCTCTCGGCGGCCTGGTTCCTCGGCAGGCACGGATACCGGGTGACGGTATACGAGATGATGGAGAAGGCCGGCGGGATGGTGCGGTACGGCATCCCCGAGTACCGGCTCCCCGACGAGGTCCTAGACCGGGAGATCGACTTCGTGACCCGTGCGGGAGTCGAGATCAGAACCGGCGTGAAGGTCGGCAGGGACATCCCCTTCGATGAACTGAGGAGGCTCCACGACGCCGTATTCGTCGCGGCAGGAGCCTGGGCGAGCAATCCCATGAAGGTCGACGGAGAGTTCACGACCGCGGGGGTCGTAGGGGGCATCGAGTTCCTGCGCGAGAAGTACCACGACAGGTCGGCCATCTCCGGCACCGTCGTCGTCGTGGGCGGCGGGAACACCGCCATGGACGTGGCGAGGACCGCATGGCGCCTGGGAGCCGACAAGGTGATCCTCCTCTACCGCAGGACCAGGGCGGAGATGCCGGCCGATCCCATGGAGATCGAGGATGCTCTGCACGAAGGCGTGGAGATCATGGAACTCGCCGCCCCCGCGGGCATCGGAGCCGTGGACGGAAGGCTCTCCTCGCTGCGCTGCATCAGGATGAAGCTCGGCGAGCCCGACTCCTCCGGGCGCAGGAGGCCGGTGCCGATGGAGGGCTCCGAGTTCGACCTGCCATGCGATCTGGCCGTGGCAGCCATCGGCCAGTCGCCCCTGCTGGAGGGGCTCGCCGGCTCCGACGGGCTCCCGGGCACGACCCGGTGGGGCACCGTCAGTGTGGACACCTCCACCATGAAGACGGACATCGACGGCGTATTCGCCGGTGGCGACGCAGCCGACGACGGCCCGACCGTGGTGATAGACGCGATAGCGGACGGGCGCACCGCCGCCCTGTCGATCCATGCATACCTCGGGGGAGGGGATCCCCCTCACCCGTTCATCGTCCGCAAGGACATGTGGTCCAAGCCCGGGAAGGCCGAGCTGGGCGACATCGCCGAGAGCCCCCGCCACGAGGTCCACATGCGGCCCGTCCCGGAGAGGGAGGGCAGCTTCTGCGAGGTGGCGACCGGTTTCGAATGGGAGGATGTCGTCCACGAAGGGGCGAAGTGCCTGTCCTGCGGGTGCCTGAGGTACGACGACTGCGATCTGAGGCTGCGAGCCGAAGAGTACGGGGCGGATGTGGCGCACTACTCCGGGCACGTTCGCAGGCACAGGCCGGACGACAGGCACCCCCACATCCTCTACGACCCCAACAAGTGCGTCCTCTGCGGCCGGTGCATCAGGACATGCGCCAGGGTACTGCCCGTCGCGGCCCTGGGGCTGGTCGGGCGCGGCTTCCGGACGGAGATGCGGCCCGCGATGAACGACCCCCTGGTGGAGACCAACTGCGTGAGCTGCGGGAACTGCGTCGATGCGTGCCCCACGGGTGCACTCACGGTCAAGCTCCCGTATCCCGGAAGGGCATGCCTCGAGGTCGTCGAGCGGGCCACCCGCTGCCCGGTCTGCTCGCTCCAGTGCGCGGTGAGGGTGATGTCGCACGGGCCCGCCCGCTACTACATCACCTCCTCCGGCGTGCCGGGCGACTACCTCTGCAGGTCCGGGCGCTTCGCGAACGAGCTCTTCATCTCGAGCAGGCGCATATCGGCCCCCTCCGTCAGGCGCGGAGCCGAAGCGGTCAGGACCGATGCCTGCACCGCCGTCCGTGAGGCCGTCGCCGGTCTCCGGAAGGCGGCAGCGGAGTACGGCCCCGGAGCCGTGGCGGTCTTCGTATCGGCGGAATCCACGGTGGAGGAGATGCACCTGGCCGCCCTGATAGCCAGGGAGGGCCTCGGGACGGGGAACATCGGCTCGATCGCAGCCTCCTGCTCTTCATACGACCCGGCGGCCCTGGACGGGATGCTCGGGTTCACCGCCTCCACGGCCGGCCGGGAGTCCCTGGCGCAGGCCGACCTGGTGATCTGCAGCAACACGAGCCTCGAGGGTGACCATCCCGTGCTGGCCGTGGACGTCCTCGAAGCGGTCCGGAAGAGGGGGGCCGGCCTGGTCGTGGTCAACTCGGCTCTCGACGACGCCGACCGCATCCTCTCGCGCGCGGTGCTCGACCCCGTAAGGGGAACGGCCTCCGTCCTCTGGGCCGGCATCGTGCGCAGCCTCGCCGAAACGGGCGCAGTAACGGAGGAGGCGGTCGCATCCGTCCCGGGCGGCGCGGAGTTCTTCTCGAGCCTGGGGCGCACCTTCGAGGAGGTCTGTGCCATGGCCGGGGTCGATCCCGGCTCCGCGAGGGCCGTCGTGGATGCAGTGGCCGGTTCATCCCGCATGGTGATCGTCCACACGCCCGACAGGGCGCGCGACAGGGCCAGGGGCGACCTCGAGATCCTGGCGGGGCTCGCGGTGCTGGCCAACGCGTCGGGCAGGCGTGCGGACATCCTGCTGCCGAGGATACTGCCGAACGGCGCCGCCCTCGAGGTGGCCGGAGCGTCTCCGGCGTTCCTGCCGGGGCGAAGACCGTCCGGAGCGGGGCATGCGGACCTCGCCCGGGCGCTCGGGGACGGCTCGACAAGGGCGGCCCTCGTGATCGGCGAGGACCCGCTCGGCATCGACCGCACGGCCGCCTGGTTCGGGAACGTCGAATTCCTAGTGGCCTTGGACTGGGCCTCGACGGAGACGACCCGCGCCGCGGACGTAGTGCTGCCCGGATCGACCGGGCTGGAAGGATCGGGCACCAGGCTCGACTTCACCGGCGCGGCAAGGACGTTCGGCAGGGCGGTCGAGCCGCCCGCAGGGATCGGTACGGCTGGAGCGCTGGCCATGATCGCCGGGGAATGCGGCATCGCAGCCGACGCGGAGGCGATCGGTGCATCCGTCAGGGAGGCGCTCGAGGCCGGATCCGCCGGCATGGCCGGGTTCTACTGGAACGATGGGGTGCATCCCGTCTGGGATGGAAAGGGCAGGCTCGGGCCGGTCGAGACGGGGTTCGAGCCCGGCAGGCTCTGCCCGCCGCTGACGGTGACAGCCCAGTACAGGGCCGGGATCGCCGGGGTCGGCGACGCCCGCTACCGCGTCGCGGGCGGTGTCAGAGGAAAAAACGTCAAGTAA
- a CDS encoding outer membrane beta-barrel protein yields the protein MIVILCCAMLAASGGETAPTSAVVPQDSVAAIAGLPALVEENPGPVPGFASALDGMHYRGCQTGGIASLLDGYPTWSALAGESFLSAPAAAVEREAILAGGRAGGVFSGLSGATAIITSSPDSPGMSGEVDFGMGSMVTGDMTPLWHPFVPSHETRPLLEDCLTASAAVEGAAEGVLPGLTTVLVSGEFVTSEPADADEGSWRDNWDNNGYDRWNGLAKLGWIRSESFEAGITFALHERERGWSDWSWSRFEDLYIDTDTTSSTFGDTLAGGVGIDCSLPTRYDEGSLVGLDASFGLGQAGTLGASLAVTGSRVYTRIDDPAGGYLGEGFDEEEWGYYTPPALLLDSDGFVRSGVHDLLWFDSEDDALSAGLDWSLTSGRHSLTAGSGLMLHDISETCVTLLDSQTTVAWQEWAASPTEGFLAVRDAIDLNRDLAVTPGLRLGYFDPAFDFTEEPGIVMPGANTGGPLPGGSLSTEASAKTWLDMSLAIVQDLDTHHSVTVEYSRVSRMPRFVFLYPGTDSILVSEGQYVGNPDLDPEVCTDISLGLSRTCPGRGEMGVSVYYRTMDDLVRTELREDPAQGSYRQFDNGATATVQGLEVSHRAGLSDWLAWSATYTLSKAEGTWSVLQQPAGYEWVTPWISETDEFPLEWDRRHSLDLSLAGEFPGRFGALGGLGAELAWSYASGFPLDTSYYGEAPATRNSERYPDMTRLDASVWKEHRLGGLDLTLRLDVVNLSQERNIARVVDTEWYFAELGGDGDYDMDPTGPMGNSHAFASPRHFMLGLSIGW from the coding sequence ATGATCGTGATTCTGTGCTGTGCAATGCTGGCGGCATCGGGAGGCGAAACCGCCCCGACCTCAGCCGTCGTTCCACAGGACTCGGTCGCAGCGATCGCCGGCCTTCCGGCCCTCGTCGAGGAGAACCCGGGTCCCGTGCCCGGGTTCGCATCGGCCCTCGACGGGATGCACTACCGCGGCTGCCAGACCGGAGGGATCGCGTCGCTTCTCGACGGATACCCGACCTGGTCGGCTCTTGCTGGAGAATCCTTCCTTTCCGCCCCGGCGGCGGCCGTCGAGAGGGAGGCCATCCTTGCAGGCGGCCGGGCCGGAGGGGTCTTCTCGGGCCTGTCGGGCGCGACCGCCATCATCACCAGTTCGCCCGATTCCCCCGGGATGTCCGGTGAGGTCGATTTCGGGATGGGTTCCATGGTGACCGGCGACATGACGCCTCTCTGGCACCCTTTCGTCCCGTCTCACGAGACGCGCCCCCTGCTCGAGGACTGCCTCACCGCCTCCGCCGCGGTCGAGGGGGCCGCCGAGGGCGTGCTGCCGGGCCTGACCACCGTGCTCGTCTCCGGCGAGTTCGTCACGTCGGAACCCGCCGACGCCGACGAAGGGTCCTGGCGCGATAACTGGGACAACAACGGCTACGACAGATGGAACGGCCTCGCGAAACTCGGCTGGATCAGGTCGGAATCGTTCGAGGCCGGCATCACCTTCGCCCTCCACGAGAGGGAACGGGGCTGGTCGGACTGGTCCTGGAGCAGGTTCGAGGATCTCTATATCGATACGGACACGACATCGTCGACCTTCGGAGACACTCTCGCGGGTGGAGTCGGGATCGACTGCTCACTCCCGACCCGCTACGACGAGGGATCGCTCGTAGGGCTGGATGCGAGCTTCGGCCTCGGCCAGGCCGGAACCCTCGGCGCCTCCCTCGCGGTGACCGGATCGCGGGTCTACACGAGGATCGACGACCCCGCGGGAGGATACCTGGGCGAAGGCTTCGACGAGGAGGAATGGGGGTACTACACCCCTCCGGCGCTCCTCCTCGACTCCGACGGCTTCGTCCGAAGCGGAGTGCACGACCTCCTCTGGTTCGACTCCGAGGACGACGCCCTCTCCGCCGGGCTCGACTGGAGCCTGACCTCCGGGCGGCATTCCCTGACAGCGGGTTCCGGCCTGATGCTCCACGACATCTCGGAGACCTGCGTCACGCTGCTGGACTCCCAGACCACGGTGGCCTGGCAGGAGTGGGCGGCCTCCCCCACGGAGGGGTTCCTCGCAGTCCGTGACGCGATCGACCTGAACCGCGATCTCGCGGTCACCCCGGGGCTGCGGCTGGGGTACTTCGACCCCGCATTCGACTTCACGGAGGAGCCCGGCATCGTCATGCCCGGTGCGAACACGGGCGGCCCGCTGCCCGGCGGGAGCCTCTCGACCGAAGCCTCCGCGAAGACCTGGCTGGACATGTCCCTCGCGATCGTCCAGGACCTCGACACCCATCATTCCGTCACAGTCGAATACTCCCGCGTTTCCAGGATGCCGCGCTTCGTTTTCCTCTACCCCGGGACCGACTCGATCCTCGTGAGCGAAGGCCAGTACGTGGGCAATCCCGACCTCGACCCCGAGGTATGCACCGATATCTCGCTGGGGCTCTCCAGGACCTGCCCCGGCCGCGGCGAGATGGGAGTGTCGGTCTACTACCGCACCATGGACGATCTGGTGAGGACCGAGCTGCGGGAGGACCCCGCCCAGGGCTCGTACCGCCAGTTCGACAACGGGGCGACAGCCACCGTGCAGGGCCTCGAGGTCTCCCATCGTGCAGGCCTGTCCGACTGGCTGGCCTGGTCCGCCACATACACGCTGAGCAAGGCAGAGGGCACTTGGTCGGTGCTGCAGCAGCCCGCCGGCTACGAGTGGGTGACGCCCTGGATCTCCGAGACCGACGAGTTCCCCCTGGAATGGGACCGCAGACACTCCCTCGACCTGTCCCTCGCGGGCGAGTTCCCCGGCCGCTTCGGCGCCCTGGGCGGCCTCGGAGCGGAGCTGGCATGGAGCTACGCGAGCGGATTCCCGCTGGATACCTCGTATTACGGCGAGGCTCCGGCCACGAGGAACTCGGAGCGATACCCCGACATGACCAGGCTCGACGCCTCCGTCTGGAAGGAGCACAGGCTGGGCGGGCTCGACCTGACCCTGAGGCTCGACGTCGTGAACCTGTCCCAGGAGAGGAACATCGCCCGGGTGGTGGACACGGAGTGGTACTTCGCGGAGCTCGGGGGTGACGGGGATTACGACATGGATCCGACCGGCCCCATGGGCAACAGCCACGCGTTCGCCTCACCGAGGCACTTCATGCTGGGGCTCTCGATCGGCTGGTAG
- a CDS encoding glycosyltransferase family 2 protein yields the protein MSVRISAVIPAWKASSTLADCLGSLARQNAPLCEIIVVDDDSPDDTASLAEGLGARVVRLPRNMGPARARNEGVAAASGNVILFVDSDVAVPEGLVEAIHARFEDPAVSAVQTLYTPSCPASGLVSRYQNFYYHHALARVREESTAIFATWCAAVRKDLFERLGGFNTDIPEPTVEDEEFGYAIADAGGRIMLDKSLQVVHMAAYDLRGFARRRMRMARAQAKSGLRQVRDRLFARYINVHETGTHHSRLVVASILMMPLSLAFAVAAIPCGPSMLAPSSLLFTSAMLCHLDFFGKASRQFGPGILPGFALMCAADMLILAWGIMRGTASFVLGRRY from the coding sequence ATGTCAGTCCGCATCAGTGCAGTGATACCGGCCTGGAAAGCCTCGTCGACCCTGGCGGACTGCCTGGGGTCCCTCGCCAGGCAGAACGCGCCCCTCTGCGAGATCATCGTGGTCGATGACGACTCGCCCGACGACACCGCCTCCCTGGCCGAGGGGCTGGGCGCGAGGGTCGTCAGGCTGCCGCGCAACATGGGCCCCGCAAGGGCCAGGAACGAGGGGGTGGCGGCAGCCTCGGGGAATGTGATCCTGTTCGTGGATTCCGACGTGGCCGTTCCCGAGGGTCTCGTGGAAGCGATCCACGCACGTTTCGAGGATCCGGCCGTCTCGGCGGTGCAGACCCTGTACACCCCCTCCTGCCCCGCCTCCGGTCTGGTCTCCCGCTACCAGAACTTCTACTACCACCATGCCCTGGCGCGCGTAAGGGAGGAGAGCACCGCCATCTTCGCGACCTGGTGCGCGGCGGTGAGGAAGGACCTGTTCGAGAGACTCGGCGGCTTCAACACCGACATCCCCGAGCCCACGGTCGAGGACGAGGAGTTCGGGTACGCGATCGCCGATGCCGGAGGCAGGATCATGCTCGACAAGTCCCTGCAGGTCGTTCACATGGCCGCATACGACCTCCGCGGATTCGCAAGGCGCCGCATGAGGATGGCCAGGGCCCAGGCCAAGAGCGGCCTGCGCCAGGTCCGCGACAGGCTCTTCGCCAGGTACATCAACGTGCACGAGACCGGAACCCACCACAGCAGGCTCGTCGTGGCGTCCATCCTCATGATGCCCCTCTCCCTGGCGTTCGCGGTCGCCGCGATCCCGTGCGGGCCCTCCATGCTCGCTCCGTCGTCGCTTCTCTTCACATCCGCGATGCTCTGCCACCTGGACTTCTTCGGGAAGGCCTCGAGGCAGTTCGGCCCGGGGATACTTCCGGGCTTCGCGCTCATGTGCGCGGCCGACATGCTGATCCTGGCGTGGGGCATCATGCGGGGGACGGCGAGCTTCGTGCTCGGGAGGCGCTACTAG
- a CDS encoding radical SAM protein, protein MRVALLRPPVVNLKNSPFGSTPGMPSNLAYLAAVLKNRGHDVSVVDSYGLAPARFMPYKDRFEARGLTPAEAVALIREGTGMIGISVHCTLEHGNSIALVEESRKRFPGATIVVGGYHTTFCVEPFLEAGADFVLQGEGEHRLPLLIDCIEKGTKFALDGIYGAGIESPRTPRVCPIEDLPFGDYDSIPLETYWKLHYAHGPVVSGRYINMFTSRGCPHACAFCQTPKMWGGKWMAKSPRRIVDEMDHYHDRYGVSDFHIQDENFSLSRSRTREFALELLRRGRRYTYCFPSGIKAETVGYEELLLLRRSGCCYFALSPESGSQRVLGLMNKSVDLDHVHDVVRWCGELGIKVNCNFVLGFPGEERADRRLTYSYIRKLAASGLDEVVTFMLTPLPETGVADLKPDGIEYEDINFSPTWRDNYRLITAARIWVYVQFALIKLALHPGKLAGNVLSVLTRRFRMKGDMTVYRFFADFWDRYARPFLGETRPRA, encoded by the coding sequence ATGAGAGTCGCACTGCTCAGGCCGCCCGTGGTGAACCTGAAGAACAGCCCCTTCGGCTCCACCCCAGGCATGCCGTCGAACCTCGCGTACCTCGCCGCCGTGCTGAAGAACCGTGGACACGACGTCTCGGTGGTGGACTCGTACGGGCTCGCACCGGCGAGATTCATGCCCTACAAGGACAGGTTCGAGGCGAGGGGCCTCACGCCCGCCGAAGCTGTCGCGCTGATCCGCGAAGGCACCGGGATGATCGGCATATCGGTGCACTGCACCCTGGAACACGGCAACAGCATCGCGCTCGTCGAGGAATCCCGGAAGCGCTTCCCGGGAGCCACGATCGTGGTCGGGGGATACCACACCACGTTCTGCGTCGAGCCGTTCCTCGAGGCCGGAGCCGACTTCGTCCTCCAGGGCGAGGGGGAGCATCGGCTGCCGCTCCTGATAGACTGCATCGAGAAGGGTACGAAGTTCGCCCTCGACGGCATATACGGCGCGGGGATCGAGTCGCCCCGCACGCCGAGGGTCTGCCCCATCGAGGACCTGCCGTTCGGCGACTACGATTCCATCCCGCTCGAGACCTACTGGAAGCTCCACTACGCCCACGGCCCGGTGGTGTCCGGCAGGTACATCAACATGTTCACGAGCCGGGGGTGCCCGCATGCCTGCGCCTTCTGCCAGACTCCGAAGATGTGGGGCGGGAAGTGGATGGCCAAGAGCCCGCGCCGCATCGTCGACGAGATGGACCATTACCACGACAGGTACGGCGTATCCGACTTCCACATACAGGACGAGAACTTCTCGCTCTCGCGGAGCCGGACCAGGGAATTCGCCCTCGAGCTCCTGCGAAGGGGCAGGAGGTACACCTACTGCTTCCCCTCGGGCATCAAGGCCGAGACGGTCGGCTACGAGGAGCTCCTCCTCCTGAGGAGGTCGGGGTGCTGCTACTTCGCCCTCTCCCCCGAGTCGGGCTCGCAGAGGGTGCTTGGCCTGATGAACAAGAGCGTCGACCTGGACCACGTCCACGACGTCGTGAGATGGTGCGGCGAGCTGGGCATCAAGGTGAACTGCAACTTCGTGCTCGGCTTCCCGGGCGAGGAGCGGGCCGACAGGAGGCTGACCTACTCCTACATCAGGAAGCTCGCGGCGTCAGGGCTCGACGAGGTCGTGACCTTCATGCTGACCCCCCTGCCGGAGACCGGCGTGGCGGATCTGAAGCCGGACGGCATCGAATACGAGGACATCAACTTCTCTCCGACCTGGCGGGACAACTACAGGCTCATCACGGCGGCGAGGATCTGGGTGTACGTCCAGTTCGCGCTGATCAAGCTAGCGCTGCATCCCGGGAAGCTTGCCGGGAACGTGCTGTCGGTGCTGACGCGCAGGTTCAGGATGAAGGGCGACATGACCGTGTACAGGTTCTTCGCCGACTTCTGGGACAGGTACGCGAGGCCCTTCCTGGGCGAGACGCGCCCGCGGGCCTGA